Part of the Mytilus galloprovincialis chromosome 14, xbMytGall1.hap1.1, whole genome shotgun sequence genome is shown below.
CAACTACAGGTCAATGTATGGACCTCAACAATGGACTTTGTGTTCCTGTTTGTTAGAATATCTAAAGATCCCAGTATGACCAAATGTAAAACTGTTCAAAAACGAAAATTTTCGTCCCAATTACTTCCATGACTAGGAACACAAAAAAGTGTTAATGTTTAACGTCACGTGCAGCTGCTTTGACTAAATCAGGATAGTAAATTGTTGTACCGCAAGTCGGAGTATCATATACGATGACCTTTGACAATCCGTGTCAATTATGATAGGAGTATAACACACCTCACCAGGAGTGGGAATCCTTAAACACAACCGCAAAATTGAAACATTAGAAATCACTGTACAAATTCCTATGGCTGCTGGTCGCCACCTAAACCTCAAAAAATTGATATGGCAGACAACCTCAGCAAAACTCACTGATTTTATAGTTTTCGAGCCCGTCAAACGTGTTTAATgtatatgtgtcattttggtctcttgtggacagttgtctcattggcaatcataccacatctttttttttttatattcaatattgatcaatcTACCAAATAGTAAataattttcccgattttttttttcaatcttaggGCTAAATCCGCCATCGAAGGACTGTAGCGAGTTACCAGCTGAATCATGTAGTGGAGTGTATGTCATACAGCCTGAAAACGGACCCAGCATGACAGTGTTCTGTGAAATGGGTATCGATAATGGAGGATGGACTGTAAGTTATATGCTTCGAAACAATGGTTATGTCGTCGCGAGTAGAACAAAATTTCAAGCCGCACATGCaaaggtatataaaaaaataaccgccaaaatatttcgaaaatcgcgaaattttccACCTGCGAACATAACCTGCTATACGATACATATAAAAGGCGTTAAATCATTTTGAAGTCTTTTTAAATATTAGTTTTCTAGACAatgatcaattaaaaaaaaaaaaaaaaattcttttagtTATTGGTCATGATATGCACCACTATATGTCTATTTACAATTGGTGGGAAAGTTATGCTTGTACAGCATGATATGCTAATGTACATGACCTGTCAACGGTGGTAGCACTATTGTATGTCGCTTTATCCCTTTCTGGATAAGACAAATGTAATACCCTTCAATGTGTTCAGAGGATCTGAAAAGGCCATACCCATTTAGTTCGTTCCAGAAAGTTACTGCAACTCTGTTCTGGCAATACAAATGCTTATTAGATTAAAGCTCCACAGAACATTAggacattaaaaaataaatatcttcatAAGTGTTTATTACACTCTTTGTCTGGCTTTTTTACAACTATTCTAACTGTGTTTGTCGTATAGGATATCTATGTAATCAATATTTTCcataacttttattttcaataattaaaatgtTGAAACATGATCTCTAAATAGCTATGTATTCAAAGCAATATTTTGCATGTATTAGCCATTAAATATTGCAAAACGGGTCATAAAAAGTCAAATACGTCCCACATTTAGATGAAAAATAGAATTTCATTACCTTAAAATCACATCTTTTCTGAACCGTTAACCGTTGAACCGTCTATCAaaaattaaggtttttttttcctgtttcttttttataaaagtgCATCAGAAAAAAGTGGAATAACTTTAAGACCTATGTTGGGTAAGACCAACACTTATCTAAAGTAAACTACGAATCGTTAATTTATATCAGTAAATAAAATATCGGGTTGTTGATTTGTACAATGCTACAATAGTAATATAGTTTTCTCTATATTTACACTAACATTACTATTGTATCTTATTAGACTGTCCAAAGAAGATATGAGGGAACTGTTGATTTCTATAGGTTATGGGATGATTACAAAACCGGATTCGGGAACATTGCTGGAGAACATTGGCTTGGTAAGTTTATACAAGcaaaacattttgtcatgcaaatgggtgttttttgtcctttttaacatttttcaacaAGTTCGGAATTTGTTtgacttttcattttttatatgtgatatgttaaatgaaacttaaatacatgcatttcaaaactagtagataaaaaaaacttcttaataaaacaagataaaaacgTATGCTTTTTCAGTGTTTGattgattaacaaaaaaaataaaattgttttaacacTTCGCATAAAATGCCAAACTGCTATCCAAAAAATATAAGTAATAGTGCAAGTTATTCGTTATTCGTCTTAAAGAATTTATTGTATTACGGGTTAACATAATTCAAAGGCGCACAGTAAAACTAAAAATCATTCTAGTCATTATATATGTAATCTGACTTGCGAAGAAAACATGAACATATATTATTCCACTGCATGTGGATTTTGCATGCGAAATAAACATCTGATTGGTTAAAACTATTCCTTGTGACGTCAAACCAAACTTCAAATTCCCTTTTgagtatcatattcccctctgaactTCGGGATTTCCTTTAGCGACGTTACCCACagttaatgttttaaaacttttttaatgaTAGTAAAGTTATTTCGTTTTTAAAACTATTTCAGATCTAAATCAGACATGAAGGAATAATTTCAAACGTTTAATCGGTTCTTATTATCATTCTGCATGTTGTGTTTAGTTATAGAAAAACAAACGGATAAGAAAATAATTATGTAAACTAGTATCTTATGTtcagaagtaaaaaaaagtatgaaagtATAGGCAatggaaaaaaaacatgcattttccTTTGCTTCCGGAGATATGAAGATTTCCTCACcctcgaaaaaaaaaacattcttgggtgaacaaatctttatatctccctcaggcacgggaaataaatgtatataattacATAAGCAAGGGTCCGTAGATAAGCCAAACTAATAACGTTACACGCATAACTTCAAAACATTGaataattgtttatataaaatgCATGCAACGTACCTGTACTTAAGATTTGATgaacagaaatattttttgaccaagaaattaaaataataaatactggAAAAGATTTGTCCAAACTTACTTATTagcgtttgaaaaaaaaatgtaaatcaataCGATAAAACTGATTTAAGCTGTTGAAAATCCTctttgtcctcgaatataaacccgtATGTCTGTTGCATATCTGTCTTTATTTTATAccaatatttatcaataatacgAGATTCCTTCTGTGAATGCAATCTGAAGGTTGTTAaactttaacaaatatatatccTGTTAATATTCAACACACATTAATTACCAATCTTACAGGGAATGATAATCTACATTTCATACTTCGACAAAGATCCTACCAAGTCCGATTTGACCTTGAAGATTTTGCAGGGGTTACAGCGTATGCTGTATATAGTAGAATGTATGTTGGCGACGAGAGTGCTAACTATAAACTCAATCTGACCGGTTACAATGGAACAGCAGGTAATCATTATGTAACAAATAGTTACCAAGTTTCTTTTATGATATTTGCGATTTCTTAAATCCTTGGGTCatagtttaaattttcaatttcattaagaTCATATATCAGTATCCAATCGGCTGCTAGCAGTcacttcaatatttaaatttaaatgaaaattataaaaaaaaatttgataacattaaaagcatgatttttatagtttagagGAGTAAAAGACACATAGGAAATCGTTTTATGACCCTTTCAAGCTGTTGAAAATTCTctttgtcctcgaatataaacccgtATGTcagttgcatatttgtctttattctataccaatatttatcaaagaattaattttatatataacacatataacaaatcactgtaaaaacatttaaagatacaaatagaaatatgtATGGAAAGCCCCTCTACCCCCCAAAAATGTACAGTGAAAACCTATCGGAGACCGCTTAAATGACTAtgagaccccctggtctttcattgtccataaaattagataaaaccgtaggctctatatatatatataaaggttgtatcaaaaGGATTTCCCAGaaaaatgtcatcttcgatatcttcgaagggcttagattgtcatttttcaaataaaaattgtcaaaattacaGGACACAGGGCACGGGGCAATGGAGAGAACCCCTGATGTCTCAATCTCCCTCATATTTTGCACACAGTTAGGTAATATGTAGATACAAACTTGATTttaaggactttgggtacacttcatGTCTCCTATGTTTAAGGAGGGCCCAAATtaccagttggatattcaaaattaataGTGAAAACCTACCGGAGACGGCTTAAATTACGATGAGACCCCCAGTCtctcaatgtccataaaattcgaCAGAATCATAGGCTCTggatatataaaggttgtatcaaaaGGATTTATGTTTGAACAGGTGGTCTCACCGTCTCACATTCATGTAAGCGGTCttaggtaggttttcactatatattttgaatatccaactggcactttgggcccTCCGTAAACatggaagacaggaagtgtacccaaattcctttgaGCCATGTTTGTATCTGCATATTAACAAACTGTCTGTTTGATATTAGGCAGAGTGAGAGATCAGAGGGCTCTCACCATGGCCCTGTTTTCAATCACTATATTACTGGAAACTGAACGTGTTTCTTTCAACTAGATTCCTATTGATCTTGCTAGAATTTTTACGGTTCACTGACTTAGGTAAAACGTACACATAATAATGTTGTATCATGTCGTACATGCTTTACAGGTAATGGTATGTTGAATTATAGAGGATTAAGTGGTATGATGTTTAGTACTCGTGACAGGGACAACGATAATGGTACAAAAAATTGTGCTGTCAGTAGAAAAGGCGCCTGGTGGTATCGCGCATGTGCTGCGGTCAATATTAATGGTGTATACCAGTACTCAAAAGAGAATTCTTACTCGGCAGTTTATTGGAAGCCGTGGAGAGATATGTCTGGACTCAAAAAGACAATGATGATGATCAAACCAAAACCTTGACATAAACAGTTATCAGCGGTCAACATCACGGAATATTGATCGATACAATATATAGGTGTCTCAACTCTCTGTGGTCTCAGATCTTTATATACCAGTTGCGTTGACTGacctttaattttatttcttttatcgAAACTCTACTACGAGATTTTGAAATTTGGACATGGATTTACATGTTATGTGACTCGTGTATAGCGAGAGAAACTTACCTTGACGACGCACCCGGTATGGCTCCTTTTACATTTCCTGATATTCTCTGTGATTGTTTGCTTACCTTGATTCGTCTCTCTGTATCCTATTTACGTGATTAGAATATTGGTAAACTACTGCTAACTGAATTACAAATATGACTGACAACCAATCAAACAGTTTACATGGAaagattatattttacttatGTTAGTTTTCGTTTGAAAACATGACTTAAACTGTTTATGACGCTTAACACTAAACCACTTGCATTTGTACTGATTGACACTCCTCTTTGTTGATTAAGTTATAAATGTAGTAGTGCGTCTGAATAAATATACGAGTCACATCGTATTGCAGGAATTGTATATCAGAATATTTATGCTTTTAATGtcattagttatcaaaggtaccaggattataatttactacgccagacgcgcgtttcctctacataagactcgtcagtgacgctcatatcaaaatatttataaagccaaacaagtacaaagttgaagagcattgagcatccaaaattccaaaaagttgtgccaaatacggctaagttaatctatatagttatcaaaggtaccaggattataatttagtacgccagacgcgcgtttcgtcttcataagactcgtcagtgacgctcatatcaaaatatttataaagccaaacaagtacaaagttgaagagcattgagcatccaaaattccaaaaagttgtgccaaatacggctaagttaatctatatagttatcaaaggtaccaggattataatttagtacgccagacgcgcgtttcgtcttcataagactcatcagtgacgttcattaatctatgcctgggataagaaatttttttcgaaaaattcaaagttaatacgatacagttttgatcccactGGATTTTTTGACGTAAAATTGTATACAAACTATTTTCTCGTAGACAATCCATATATGTAATACAACAATGTATCTTGACAtgcttctttttttatgtttatagggtaccaaaaaaaaaaaacaaacaaacaaacaaaacagacataccCCAACTTTTGTTatcattattttccttgaaatAGATGTTATTATTTGGTAAAggttattttattatattgattATTGTGAATTATGACGTTTCgttaatttgaaatttcatttatagatgtctttacatttttatatataaccTACTAAAATATACCTTGATATGTGCCATATGATTAACTGATGATAGATGGTAAGTATTTCACTTTAACAGAATTTCCTATCATACATTGTCATATAAAAACGGATATGCAGTATGATTGGCAAGGAGATAAGAATCAAATAGAGTCCACATAAagtttatttaaacaattttaagtcatcgtacggcctccaataatgagcaaaactcattCCGCGTAGACAAATATAAATGGCCCAGCAGACATAACAAAATGCGAAACAATTGAACAataaaccaacagtctaatctcttacaaaacaataaaagtaaaacCGATTagattaaaaaccaattgttcataGAACACTTGAATGGCTTTCcaccaaaacattttttttaaatgaaaatatccGCTTTGTCAAACCTTTATTGTCGTTATAAATGTCGCTTAACTTTAAGCACCTTTAAAAACTGTTTTTGTTGGTATATGACGTAGAAATCATTAATTTATGGGCATTCaatatcttaaataaaactattctaaTAAGATATATTTTCATCTGCTATTGAACGGAAGATGTTGGCCTTTTATGTAATATAAGTTACGATTATTTTGAAAAGTGTTTAACGCTTATTAAACAGCCAAATAAAAGCACAAAAGTAAAAATAGGAGTCACAGATTCAATTGAATACaatatctgcccaattttattgattttgtaatatttgtttcaaatatgaccaacttttTATCCCAAATCAATAGCAGAATGACAGGACCTACCatcacaatgacaggacccaccagcacagtatcaggacatatATAAACTGAGAAAAcgcaatttttttataaattacacTGGtttttcacaaaacaattttgtCTTGATGATTTGGGTATATAAAGCGGACTCCAGGAgcatttttgctttattttttcagttctcgattttctgaaaatgagcttGTAATTTGTGTTATGCtaactgaaacagtttagagggtcacaATTTTAATGATTTGCATATGAACCCGtaaaacattatcaaaaaatctcaactgtttcctCCCATTTTTTATGagagaaaacgtcaaaaatcatatgttttttctttgttttcattttttgaaagATCACCatcacccgtcaggaccgaatcaccagcacagaacgttctctcgcaggacaaccttacccaccgtggtTTACAAATGCGTTTAAAATCAATAGtcattaaaaaaatggaaatgtaCAGTTGTTAATTctattaattgaaaatttaaatcacacaggtttttttaatacaaatttcaaatttagaattgaattttttttctaatgcaAAAATACAATTGACTAATTGATTCAACATTTTTTCAGTGATAAACATTCTAATTGGTACACGTAATTTTCAAGACTAGAATTTAAAATCAACATAAACCAGAATTCAGAGTAACTCTGAATGAATTCCTTTATTCTGGCAGTCTTACATTACGATCTTGACATATAATTCAGACacctttttatttttgtagaccGTTTGTTGCCCTTTATGTCTCattgttatatttgttgttggatTTCTGTCTCCATGACCGATACACCACATCTACTTTTATTGATAGTTATATTATAAGACACTGTTTTGGTGATACACAGAACTGATATTATAGTGTTAGAACTGCTATAATAGTGTTATTATTTCTACCAGTTGACTCATGTAGTGGAGTGTATGTCATTCAGCCTTAAAACGGACAAAGCATGACTGTGTTCTGTGAAATGGAAACTGATAATGGGGGATGGACTGTAAGTTACAAATTCCGAAACAATGGTTACGTTGTATCTGCTACGtgccactgtttcggagtttgtaTATGTCATAAATTTCTATACAAAAAAGGGACATAAATGTATATCATAATTAATTTCGGAATAATTTGCTTGAAGCATAtactgtatagcgggttattttggCGGGATGCAAATGTTCACTTATTTTCGCGAGTAGAACAAAATTGCCATACTGAATTCCGTCAATTTCAAACTGCACAAGCAAAGgtataaaaaagtttttaatccgctaaaaataataaccgccaaaatatttcaaaaatcgcgaaattttacacccgcgaaaataacacGCTATACGGTATACATGAAAGGCGTTACATTATTTTGAAGTCTTTTTAAATACTAGTTTTCTAGACAATGATTAATTTAACTAATTGCCTACTTTAAGTTATTGGTTGTGATAGGCACCACTATATATCTTAGTGGGAGATATAATTgaaataattgtgcaaatcgtgatacaaacATGAAACTTGAAATATAGGTTGGctaaacaataattttaaaaaatccgaTGTATCTGTTTGTAATTGGTAGGCAAGTTATGCTTCTATAGCATGATACGTTAATATGCATGACCTGTAAACGGTGGTAGCACTATTATATACGACAAAAATAGTTGGGAGAATATGCGATTCGATTTGGTCTTCGCTTTAGACCTTCCTGGATAAGACAACTGTAATACCCTTTAATTTATTCATAGGATCTGAAAAGGCCATACCCATTTAGTTTGATTCCGTTCGTACCAGAAAGTTACTGCAACTTTGTTCTGGCTACACAAATGCTTATTAGATTAAAGCTCTacagaaatttaagaaaaaagatGATATCTTAAAATTAACCATATTTTCCATAcactttattttcaataatagaAATGTTGAAACATGATCTCTAAATATGTATCCAAAGCAATATTTTGcagtcataaataaaggcaacagtagtataccgctgttcaaaactcataaatccataagCAACTTAATATTGCAAAAAAAGCGGCATAAACATGTCAAATAGGTCCCACATGCAGATAAAAAGTAGAATTTCATTACCTTAAAATCATATCTTAGCTCAACCGTTAACATTTACCTATGAAACATTGAGGTTTCTTTGCCTCTTTTTGTGATAAAATTGCAtcagagaaaaaagtaaaaacacaaaaatactgaactccgaggaaaattcaaaaaggaaagtcccaaatcaaatttctgacttggtacagacattttcattgAATATGTGCATTATGTGTTTACTAGGAGACATATTGTCAAAAGCAATAAGCTAGTTTCTGGATGCTTGTTATTTATTTCAAGTGCATTTTATTTGTATGTGATGACTTCGTATTTCTAAAATATCACTTGTCAAGGCAAATTCCTTTCTTTTACCTTTCGAATCAGTGGTAAACACGTGCAGCAGTTGTAAAATGACTTAAATTTATGCAAACTGGAAACAAAACATAAAgataattttaaaacagtttttttaatacctttttcttgttaaaattagtgaaaaaatttataattataattatttttcaataacTTTAGAAATATGTTTCAATTCGCAGGTAAGAATAGAGTTTAAACTTTGTTGATGTTAAAAATACAAACAGTTTGACGTGAATAAACAATTGATTTTCTGACATTATAAGTTGAAGGGCAGATTACACTTACTTCAAAAGGCAAAAAGATATGTTAtccataaaattttaataatttgtatttatacaGCTTTCATTTTGGAATGGAGTAAATATCGCAGATTCTAGAGGCAAAATTCATATTTTGGGTCAGAATCAAATAACCGCGGGTTGTGTTTGCAAAGCAAGATAAACTAGTTTGCCCTACACGAAACAAGATTTTGCAAATCAAACCAGAAGCTACATTTGACGAACATACAAGCGACCATGCAGGATTTTATTGGGCAGCTGCTTTTTTGTTACGGATTCCCGGAAATGATTTTTCTACGAAAGTCTAATAGAACCCAAAAAAACTACAACAAAAATTGTAGAATTGATAATCGTCCTCTCCCTCTCTAAccctaaaaaaattaaaacaaataacaaaaatcttGGATCCTGAATAAACCGCAGATATTTTATATTAGAACGGCAATAATCTGTCGTAGAGTAATGTCGCCCCCCCCCCCACTCCAAGTTATAAATCTTCAAATAATTACAAACAAAACTATAGATCACCGgtgtcaacgtgatgatcgtaactgcaattaTGATGATCCCAATATGGCGGGCACAAATGGGAAATTTTAGAGGGCCGATTTCTCCACTTtaacagattattttcatatttcttttatatcaataaaattcttTATAAGCATTGCCATGGAATGTGTTTTTCCTAAATGATAGAAAAACAACCAGATGAAAGAAAatcgagattaaaaaaaaaacacgatgaTGATGGTAACTTCGTCTATGGATGATCGTAACTTGgacttgtttttataaaaagatgatcGTAACTCAAAATTTACgatatgttttttctttaattgaacATCCTGTTTAGCAATCATGATGTATTGCAATTACTGAAATAGTATAATTTTAACACTAAAGAAATTGAGCCTTAATAAACACCACTATTTGTGTAAAAGAAATGGCATAAGGGGGAATTAGCAGGCATATATGCAAATGTCCTCAATATTTTTCCTTATGAGTAATTTACTTAACATTCAAAATGGAATTAGTTAATATGAAGTAAATATAAATATCACCCTCATGATGCAGTTTAAGAATAGAGGCCAAAACTTTCACTGAATTTTTTAGAAATAACTTTTTGATAATGGTAGGCATGAAGTTACATtattttgatgtgtttccatcggttTTAACTTGTTGGCTGGTCTTGTATTTTCTTAATCAAACTATGACTATTCAACATTGGTAGAGTACAGAAGCGGATTTTAAGGAGGGGTCAGAGTGTCCCCCTCCCCTTTTTGAGGGAAAAATCTTGGTGATTAGATAGGAAATCAATGAGGCATGAATGTAGCGGGCCTAATCTTAGACAGCCGGTCCCTTACACTTAATGAAAATCGCTGTATCCGCCACTGGACTACTGTTTTCTATATTTACCATGGGTTGGCTAGTATTTAAGCTGAAATAGATGGTATACTCGTTcatataaaattccattttttcaaaCTATGAATCCTTACACTTACGGTATATGATatgaattattattactttatttttataaGGAAAAAGGGGGGgagtgaaatattgaaaaaaaggcaggacaggagttttgggtaaaaaaaggcaggaaggcaatttaggtaaaaaaatatTAGGATGAACTAATGAAAAAAGGATATAGAGTGAAAATTAAAAACGCAGGATAGAGATTTCAACTTGAGAAAATGCAGGACAATTTTTTCACccattaaaaattaaatagtaACTACCATTATTGATGGT
Proteins encoded:
- the LOC143058106 gene encoding fibrinogen-like protein A translates to MTVFCEMGIDNGGWTTVQRRYEGTVDFYRLWDDYKTGFGNIAGEHWLGNDNLHFILRQRSYQVRFDLEDFAGVTAYAVYSRMYVGDESANYKLNLTGYNGTAEFPIIHCHIKTDMQYDWQGDKNQIEST